The proteins below come from a single Malus sylvestris chromosome 3, drMalSylv7.2, whole genome shotgun sequence genomic window:
- the LOC126615717 gene encoding uncharacterized protein LOC126615717, with product MQMTQYQARLDIEDAEMINAEAELANSLMQYEHHVESSHRGSVTGHSFVQHDREECHDRMMKDYFIERLRFPTHGSNKDINVLWSSPLFDDVVNGWAQEFQYKVNVNRYELSYYLTDGIYPSWSTFVKSFSHPDSAKKKLFL from the coding sequence ATGCAGATGACACAATACCAAGCAAGGCTTGACATTGAGGATGCTGAAATGATCAACGCCGAAGCTGAACTTGCAAACTCGCTTATGCAATATGAGCACCATGTCGAATCTAGCCATCGTGGTTCTGTCACGGGGCATTCATTTGTGCAGCATGATAGAGAAGAGTGTCATGACCGAATGATGAAAGATTATTTCATCGAGCGTTTGAGATTTCCTACTCATGGATCAAACAAAGATATCAACGTTctttggtcttctcctttgTTCGATGATGTTGTCAATGGATGGGCACAAGAATTTCAGTACAAGGTAAATGTTAATAGGTATGAGCTAAGTTACTACTTAACTGATGGTATTTATCCTAGTTGGTCTACCTTTGTCAAAAGTTTTTCTCATCCCGATAGTGCaaagaagaaattatttttgtaG
- the LOC126615716 gene encoding G-type lectin S-receptor-like serine/threonine-protein kinase At4g27290, with the protein MKPFPFILLTSLLHFLLLQFSTAADTISPSESITGTNTLVSSGTSFQLGFFSAGSLRYLGIWYKNFPDTVVWVANREKPLADSNGSLTLSKNGSLILLDNMNNTLWSSSSSRAAEDPVAQLLETGNLVVRDKAATDSEDYVWQSFDFPTDTLLQEMKLGWNFGTGLNRFLTSWKNASDPSPGEYTYGMDRVLLPQLVISKGSKKKFRTGPWNGIRITGTGAALSFGAVVNPIFVYNSNELYYAYGAVSNSTITRLKLTESGEIQRLLVNNGSTEWAVMYTLRNDECRNYGQCGANGFCKINKSPICDCLPGFFPASTSEWGVLIWARGCRRETPLNCSKGEGFLKIENVKLPDQLDFWVKNSTSTSECQAECLKNCSCVAYANSDIKNEGSLCMMWFGDLIDLRESVEKDIDQAQDIYIRVPWKTSGKNDKKVVLISVISAVCLLLFLGLALFSWCIILKRRRNKRASRDNEENLDLPLFDFDTIAAATNHFSRTNKLGEGGFGSVYKANLTQEEFIAVKRLSKDSGQGIEEFKNEVAMISNLQHWNLVKLLGCCIEGDERMLIYEYMPNKSLDCYIFDQNRKVLLNWKKRFDIIMGIARGLLYLHQDSRLRIIHRDLKSSNILLDDELNPKISDFGIARIFERNQTEAKTKRVIGTYGYMSPEYAIDGKFSVKSDVFSFGVLLLELISGKKNRGFHHPDHDHNLLGHAWLLWNKGKCSELIDQCLECSYVEFEVQRCIQVGLLCVQKLPVDRPAMSSVVFMLGNEGAPLPQPKEPGFFTERSSEEIDTLVYEGRSQSGSSITITTVVAR; encoded by the exons ATGAAGCCCTTTCCTTTCATCCTCCTTACCTCTCTACTCCATTTTCTACTATTACAATTCTCCACAGCAGCTGATACCATTTCTCCGTCAGAATCCATCACCGGCACGAATACCTTGGTTTCTTCCGGCACAAGCTTCCAATTAGGCTTCTTCTCTGCTGGCAGTTTacggtatttaggaatatggtACAAGAACTTTCCAGATACTGTTGTATGGGTGGCCAACAGAGAAAAGCCTCTTGCAGATTCAAATGGATCCTTGACATTATCGAAAAACGGAAGCCTGATCCTCTTAGACAACATGAACAACACTCTTTGGTCGTCCAGTTCTTCCCGAGCAGCAGAAGATCCTGTTGCGCAGCTTTTGGAGACTGGAAATCTTGTTGTTAGAGACAAGGCCGCAACTGATTCAGAAGATTATGTATGGCAAAGTTTCGATTTCCCTACGGACACTTTGTTGCAGGAAATGAAGTTGGGGTGGAACTTCGGAACCGGCCTCAACAGATTCTTGACTTCTTGGAAAAATGCTAGCGACCCTTCTCCTGGAGAATATACTTACGGGATGGATCGTGTTTTGTTGCCTCAGCTTGTTATTTCAAAGGGATCGAAGAAAAAGTTTCGTACTGGACCTTGGAACGGTATCCGAATCACAGGTACTGGTGCAGCCCTTTCGTTCGGAGCGGTTGTGAATCCAATTTTTGTGTATAATTCCAATGAGTTATACTATGCATATGGGGCTGTCAGTAACTCTACCATCACAAGGTTAAAGCTTACTGAATCTGGCGAGATCCAGCGGTTACTTGTCAACAATGGAAGCACTGAATGGGCTGTTATGTATACTTTGCGGAATGATGAGTGCCGTAATTATGGACAGTGTGGAGCAAATGGCTTTTGCAAGATTAACAAATCACCCATTTGTGACTGCTTGCCGGGGTTTTTTCCGGCATCAACGAGCGAATGGGGGGTGCTTATTTGGGCTCGTGGGTGCAGGAGGGAGACCCCACTGAATTGTTCGAAgggagaaggatttctgaaaaTCGAAAATGTGAAACTTCCGGACCAATTGGATTTTTGGGTCAAGAATAGCACTAGCACCAGCGAATGCCAGGCAGAGTGCTTGAAGAATTGTTCTTGTGTAGCTTATGCTAACTCAGATATCAAAAATGAAGGCAGTCTCTGTATGATGTGGTTCGGCGACCTAATTGATCTCCGCGAGTCCGTTGAAAAAGATATTGATCAAGCGCAAGATATATATATTCGGGTGCCAT GGAAAACGAGTGGGAAGAATGATAAAAAAGTAGTACTCATTTCAGTCATATCAGCGGTTTGTTTGCTACTTTTTCTCGGTTTGGCTTTGTTTTCCTGGTGTATAATTCTGAAGAGGAGAAGAAATAAAAGAG CTTCAAGAGACAATGAGGAGAACTTGGATTTGCCACTGTTTGATTTTGATACAATTGCAGCCGCCACCAATCACTTCTCCCGCACAAACAAGCTAGGAGAGGGAGGTTTTGGTTCGGTTTACAAG GCCAACTTAACCCAAGAAGAATTCATTGCTGTAAAGAGACTCTCAAAAGATTCTGGCCAAGGAATTGAAGAGTTTAAGAACGAAGTTGCGATGATATCCAATCTTCAACATTGGAATCTTGTTAAACTTTTGGGCTGCTGCATCGAAGGAGATGAAAGGATGCTGATTTATGAGTACATGCCCAACAAAAGCTTGGATTGCTACATTTTCG ATCAAAATAGAAAGGTGTTGTTGAACTGGAAAAAGCGATTCGACATTATTATGGGAATCGCACGAGGACTTCTCTACCTCCACCAAGACTCTAGACTAAGAATCATTCATAGGGACCTTAAGAGCAGCAACATCTTACTTGACGATGAGTTGAACCCCAAAATATCTGACTTTGGCATAGCAAGGATTTTCGAACGCAATCAAACtgaagcaaaaacaaaacgCGTAATTGGGACGTA CGGATATATGTCTCCTGAGTATGCAATTGACGGGAAGTTTTCAGTGAAATCTGATGTCTTCAGTTTTGGAGTTCTTTTGTTGGAGTTAATAAGTGGCAAAAAGAACAGAGGGTTTCACCATCCAGATCACGATCACAATCTTCTTGGACAT GCATGGTTACTATGGAACAAAGGCAAGTGTTCGGAACTAATAGATCAATGCTTAGAGTGCTCGTACGTTGAGTTTGAGGTGCAAAGATGCATTCAAGTAGGTCTATTATGTGTTCAAAAGCTTCCGGTAGACAGACCGGCAATGTCATCAGTGGTGTTCATGTTAGGCAATGAGGGAGCGCCATTGCCTCAACCGAAGGAGCCTGGTTTCTTTACTGAAAGAAGCTCCGAGGAGATCGATACCTTAGTCTACGAAGGTAGAAGCCAGTCGGGAAGCTCAATTACCATTACCACGGTGGTAGCTAGATAA
- the LOC126615715 gene encoding G-type lectin S-receptor-like serine/threonine-protein kinase At4g27290 has product MEICTMLFVLSFFLFSPSISAAKDIITPTVSLRDGESLVSSGGTFELGFFSPGNSKNRYVGIWYNGISPQIVVWVANRETPLTDHSGALNITDGGVLVLFSDKNGSLWSSNLTSRTLRSPVAQLLESGNLVVKDGNADNSEGNLVWQSFDYPGNILLPGMKLGWNLATGKNRFLSSWKAAEDPSPGDFSYSIDHSGYPQLVLRKGRVPHYRLGSWNGLGFTGSPELSPNEAFKIEFVSNDSEAYYKFDLMRDSMHSRLVLNLSGGLQRFLWIDKTHSGNMIYSAPADRCDTYDLCGAFAFCKLDSVPLCSCLQGFVPKSPRDYLTLKNTSSGCLRKSPLNCTNQDEFQKFIRVKLPDTSSSRINNTMSLEECKKMCLTNCSCTAYANLDVRGGGTGCLLWFGKLIDIKQFDSVGQDLFVRMPPSELDGAKRSKHSGVQRKVAIIVGSGAVVMGMLILGLVFYIQKKKSKARGNMKNIREKNFGFEGGSKDMELITFDLATVSRATDNFSDNNKLGQGGFGPVYKGILKEGQNIAVKRLSKYSGQGTKEFMNEVVLIAKLQHRNLVKLLGCCIEGDEKMLIYEYMPNKSLDYFIFDDTRSKFLNWDQLINIIGGIARGLLYLHQDSRLRIIHRDLKTSNVLLDKDMNPKISDFGTAREFGGDQTEENTNRVVGTYGYMSPEYVVDGLFSVKSDVYSFGVMVLEILSGKKNRGFHHPDHQLNLLGHAWLLWIEGRPTEIMDKLDGSCAPPEVSRCIHIALLCVQQQPEDRPNMASVVLMLGGEGSLPIPKQPGFFTERNSVEANASSPSKYESHSINEMSITLLEARN; this is encoded by the exons ATGGAAATCTGTACAATGCTTTTCGTTTTATCATTTTTCCTCTTCTCTCCAAGCATCTCCGCTGCAAAAGATATCATCACTCCGACAGTATCGCTCAGAGATGGAGAGTCCCTTGTTTCCTCCGGCGGAACATTCGAACTAGGATTCTTTAGCCCAGGTAATTCGAAGAATCGATACGTTGGAATATGGTACAATGGAATATCTCCTCAAATTGTTGTGTGGGTGGCCAACAGAGAAACTCCACTTACTGATCACTCTGGAGCTTTGAACATCACTGATGGAGGAGTTCTTGTTCTTTTCAGTGACAAAAATGGCAGTCTGTGGTCATCTAATTTAACTTCAAGAACCCTAAGGAGCCCGGTTGCTCAGCTCCTGGAGTCCGGCAACCTTGTTGTGAAAGACGGAAATGCTGACAACTCGGAGGGCAACCTTGTGTGGCAGAGTTTTGATTATCCAGGCAACATCTTACTACCAGGAATGAAGCTTGGATGGAACTTAGCGACAGGTAAAAACAGGTTTTTGTCTTCGTGGAAAGCCGCAGAGGATCCATCTCCAGGTGACTTCTCGTATTCCATAGATCATAGCGGATACCCCCAACTAGTCCTTCGGAAAGGTCGTGTTCCACACTATAGGTTGGGGTCTTGGAATGGCCTTGGTTTTACTGGGAGTCCTGAACTTAGTCCTAATGAAGCATTTAAAATCGAATTTGTGTCCAATGATAGTGAGGCCTATTACAAATTCGACCTCATGCGCGATTCGATGCATTCGAGATTGGTACTCAACCTGTCTGGTGGTTTGCAGCGGTTCTTGTGGATTGATAAAACACATAGCGGGAACATGATTTACTCTGCTCCAGCAGATCGTTGTGACACTTACGATTTGTGTGGTGCATTCGCTTTCTGCAAGCTTGATTCTGTTCCtttatgttcatgcttgcaaggTTTTGTACCAAAATCTCCAAGAGACTACTTGACTTTGAAAAACACGTCTTCAGGATGTCTTCGTAAAAGTCCATTGAATTGTACGAATCAAGATGAATTTCAGAAGTTCATACGGGTGAAATTGCCAGACACATCTTCGTCACGGATCAATAATACCATGTCCCTCGAGGAATGTAAGAAAATGTGTTTGACAAACTGCTCTTGCACAGCATATGCAAATTTGGATGTTAGGGGAGGAGGAACTGGCTGTTTGCTTTGGTTCGGCAAACTCATTGATATAAAACAATTCGACTCTGTTGGGCAAGATCTTTTTGTCCGGATGCCCCCCTCCGAATTAG ATGGCGCTAAGAGAAGCAAGCACTCTGGTGTACAAAGGAAAGTGGCAATCATAGTCGGCTCTGGGGCAGTAGTCATGGGAATGCTAATACTAGGATTGGTTTTCTACATACAGAAGAAGAAATCGAAAGCGCGAG GAAACATGAAAAACATACGTGAAAAGAACTTTGGTTTCGAAGGTGGAAGCAAGGACATGGAGTTGATAACATTTGATTTGGCCACTGTATCTAGAGCCACTGATAACTTCTCAGACAATAACAAGCTGGGACAAGGTGGTTTCGGACCAGTGTACaag GGAATCCTGAAGGAAGGGCAAAATATAGCAGTGAAAAGGCTTTCGAAATATTCTGGGCAAGGAACCAAAGAATTCATGAATGAAGTAGTATTAATTGCTAAACTTCAACACCGAAATCTTGTAAAGCTTCTTGGTTGCTGTATCGAAGGCGATGAAAAGATGTTGATCTATGAATATATGCCAAACAAAAGCTTGGACTACTTCATATTTG ACGATACAAGAAGTAAATTCCTCAATTGGGATCAGCTCATCAACATTATCGGAGGAATTGCTCGAGGACTTctctatcttcatcaagattctAGACTGAGGATCATCCATAGGGATCTCAAAACCAGTAACGTTTTACTAGATAAAGATATGAACCCAAAAATATCTGATTTTGGCACGGCTAGAGAATTCGGGGGAGATCAAACTGAGGAAAATACTAATAGAGTGGTTGGAACATA TGGCTACATGTCTCCTGAGTACGTGGTCGATGGACTCTTCTCAGTCAAATCGGATGTTTATAGCTTCGGTGTGATGGTGCTGGAGATACTTAGCGGGAAGAAGAACAGGGGATTTCATCATCCAGACCACCAGCTTAACCTTCTAGGACAT GCTTGGTTGCTTTGGATTGAAGGAAGACCAACAGAAATAATGGATAAGTTAGATGGATCGTGTGCGCCACCAGAAGTGTCACGATGCATTCATATAGCTCTACTGTGTGTGCAGCAACAACCAGAAGATAGGCCAAACATGGCATCTGTGGTCCTAATGTTGGGTGGGGAGGGTTCATTGCCTATACCCAAGCAACCTGGTTTCTTTACTGAAAGGAACTCGGTTGAAGCAAATGCTTCTTCGCCAAGCAAGTACGAATCCCATTCCATAAATGAGATGAGTATAACGCTGTTAGAAGCAAGGAATTGA
- the LOC126617135 gene encoding uncharacterized protein LOC126617135, with amino-acid sequence MASGRSATEIGDKAMEIYKTRVTPKNQVFKLQHAWDVLKDCPRWGTDADQQWGRLFQHEAAPTNVGDEDVNEDVDEMTLTPSFARPSRRDKQKEAKRKGKSQDPASGHIATGIAKLSKTHSAHKKEAA; translated from the exons ATGGCTAGTGGAAGGAGCGCCACAGAAATT ggtgacaaagcaatggaaatttacaagacaagagtaacaccaaaaaatcaagtttttaagttGCAACATGCTTGGGacgtcctcaaggattgtccaaggtggggaaccgatgcggaccaacaatggggaagattatttcaaCATGAAGCTGCACCGACAAATGTCGGAGATGAAGATGTCAATGAAGATGTCGATGAAATGACCCTAACTCCTTCTTTTGCAAGGCCCTCGAgaagagataagcaaaaggaagcaaagagaaaagggaagtcccaaGATCCTGCAAGTGGACACATTGCTACCGGAATTGCAAAATTGAGCAAAACCCATAGCGCTCACAAAAAAGAAGCGGCCTGA